A single region of the Salvelinus sp. IW2-2015 linkage group LG20, ASM291031v2, whole genome shotgun sequence genome encodes:
- the LOC111981652 gene encoding gastrula zinc finger protein XlCGF57.1 produces MAELETECITLGLDTLHASECGSPPLDPLRPECTSPTLHLLSSDCSTPTLGTLAAEIAEPMVMLPCVKTEPADDLDPIRTVDLSEIQPLSTAELGHEQIKMEISGLDYIKSEHHVHDLHCFHSSEYESDSYSMKSHYEPSLVFDYITHVSDSLDYIRSEQHADLQCYYTTELGAIKTEYEPNLMSSHIKTEMSLESIHMAELRTELNKLSYDGVMEGHRLDNEFPGAGGLYELQSTHAGKGPGHTSTKGHSTTPRKPRNLSGEKPFSCTQCGKNFSTLGNLKTHQRIHTGERPYTCSQCGKSFGQAGNLKRHQLIHTGQKPYICAHCPKGFTKADDLRSHQRLHTGEKPFXCLQCGKSFXQSKELKAHQLSHTGERPFCCQHCGKSFTKEMSYHNHLQIHTGEKPYCCSQCGKTFSNSGVLKTHEKIHSGVRPFGCTQCGKSFGRLGHLKAHQQIHTGERPFACLQCGKNFSQSGHLKAHEQIHKRERSDMSSSSSSSSGGSSSRSTDSS; encoded by the coding sequence ATGgcagagttagagacagagtgCATTACGCTAGGACTCGACACGCTGCATGCATCAGAGTGTGGCTCGCCACCGCTGGATCCACTTCGGCCTGAGTGCACTTCGCCAACCCTCCACCTGCTCTCGTCCGACTGCAGTACGCCCACGCTCGGCACGCTAGCGGCAGAAATCGCAGAGCCCATGGTCATGCTGCCCTGCGTGAAGACTGAGCCCGCAGACGACCTGGACCCCATCCGCACCGTGGACCTGTCAGAGATCCAGCCACTGAGCACGGCGGAGCTGGGCCACGAACAGATCAAGATGGAGATCAGTGGGTTGGACTACATCAAGTCTGAGCACCACGTCCACGACCTCCACTGCTTCCACAGCTCCGAGTACGAGAGCGACTCGTATTCTATGAAGTCTCACTACGAGCCCAGCCTGGTGTTCGACTACATCACMCACGTGTCCGACAGCCTGGACTACATCAGGTCAGAGCAGCACGCTGACCTGCAGTGTTATTACACCACCGAGCTCGGGGCCATCAAGACTGAGTACGAGCCCAACCTGATGTCCAGCCACATCAAGACCGAAATGAGCCTAGAGTCCATCCACATGGCCGAGCTCCGGACTGAGCTAAACAAGCTCAGCTATGACGGGGTCATGGAAGGCCATAGGCTGGACAACGAGTTCCCTGGCGCAGGAGGCCTCTACGAGCTGCAGTCCACCCATGCTGGCAAAGGCCCAGGCCACACAAGCACGAAAGGGCATAGCACAACCCCACGCAAACCTCGTAACCTCAGTGGGGAGAAGCCTTTCTCTTGCACCCAGTGTGGGAAGAATTTCAGCACTCTGGGGAACCTCAAAACACACCAGCGYATTCAYACAGGAGAGAGGCCRTATACCTGCTCGCAGTGCGGCAAGAGCTTCGGCCAGGCAGggaacctgaagaggcaccagctCATTCACACTGGTCAGAAACCCTACATCTGTGCCCACTGCCCCAAGGGCTTCACCAAAGCAGATGACCTCCGCTCACACCAGCGKCTACACACCGGCGAGAAGCCCTTCWGTTGCcttcagtgtgggaagagcttYRGKCAGTCCAAGGAGCTCAAAGCCCACCAGCTAAGCCACACCGGAGAGAGGCCTTTCTGCTGCCAACACTGTGGRAAGAGCTTCACCAAGGAAATGAGCTACCACAACCACCTGCAGATTCAYACYGGYGAGAAACCGTACTGCTGCTCTCAGTGCGGGAAGACATTCAGCAACTCGGGKGTCCTCAAAACACACGAGAAGATACATTCCGGGGTGAGGCCATTCGGCTGCACACAGTGCGGTAAGAGCTTTGGCCGTTTGGGACATCTTAAAGCACACCAGCAAATCCACACTGGGGAGAGACCTTTCGCCTGCCTCCAGTGTGGGAAGAACTTCAGCCAGTCAGGCCATCTCAAAGCACACGAGCAAATTcacaaaagagagagatcagacatgagcagctccagcagcagcagcagcggtggCAGCAGCAGCCGCAGTACTGATAGTAGCTAA